A window of the Rhizobium sp. CB3090 genome harbors these coding sequences:
- the repA gene encoding plasmid partitioning protein RepA: protein MNANSMASLKMPMHFEDQILEQGDLISKKLHLLSVQRFPPNAKKTLRSFSLAEVATYVGVSQSTLKKLHLEGKGPSPQTSSSGRRSYTAEQMLELRQYLDMHGRSDNRMYVPHRRGGEKLQVLAVVNFKGGSGKTTTAAHLAQYLALTGHRVLAVDLDPQASLSSLHGFQPELDQIASIYDAIRYDGARKPISEIIQTTNFPGLDIVPANLDLQEYEYDTPLAMSDKSSNEGKTFFTRISRALAEVDDRYDVVVVDCPPQLGYLTLTALTAATSVLITIHPQMLDVMSMGQFLLMLGGILKPIRAAGAEVNLSWYRYLITRYEPTDVPQAQMVGFMSTMFHEFILKNQMVKSTAVSDAGITKQTLYEVDRASMNRGTYDRAMESLDAVNAEIAGLVHESWGRRFVG from the coding sequence ATGAACGCTAATTCGATGGCTTCGCTTAAGATGCCGATGCACTTTGAAGATCAAATCCTTGAACAGGGTGATTTGATTTCGAAAAAGCTGCACCTCCTTAGCGTACAGCGATTCCCGCCGAACGCGAAAAAGACATTGCGAAGCTTCTCGCTGGCAGAGGTCGCAACCTATGTCGGTGTATCGCAGAGCACATTGAAAAAGCTGCATCTGGAGGGAAAGGGCCCCTCCCCTCAAACCTCGTCCTCGGGTCGTCGCTCTTATACCGCCGAACAAATGTTGGAGCTTCGCCAATATCTGGATATGCACGGTCGATCCGACAACCGCATGTATGTTCCCCATCGGCGCGGCGGTGAAAAGCTGCAAGTGCTTGCCGTAGTCAACTTCAAGGGCGGCTCGGGGAAGACCACGACCGCCGCCCATTTGGCGCAGTACCTGGCATTGACGGGGCATCGCGTCCTTGCCGTAGACCTCGACCCTCAAGCATCCCTCTCGTCTCTGCACGGTTTCCAACCGGAGCTCGATCAGATCGCGTCGATCTACGACGCCATCCGCTATGATGGTGCGAGAAAGCCAATCTCGGAAATCATCCAGACCACCAATTTCCCTGGATTGGATATTGTCCCTGCAAACCTGGATTTGCAGGAGTATGAATATGACACGCCGCTCGCGATGTCTGATAAGTCATCCAATGAAGGCAAAACGTTTTTCACCCGTATATCGCGGGCTTTGGCTGAGGTCGACGATCGGTATGATGTCGTCGTCGTCGACTGTCCACCGCAGCTCGGATATTTGACGCTGACCGCACTGACCGCAGCGACAAGTGTTCTGATAACAATCCATCCGCAGATGCTGGACGTGATGTCGATGGGTCAGTTTCTTCTGATGCTTGGTGGAATTCTAAAGCCGATCCGTGCAGCCGGCGCGGAAGTGAACCTCTCCTGGTACAGGTACTTGATTACGCGCTACGAGCCAACCGATGTTCCGCAAGCCCAGATGGTCGGCTTTATGTCCACGATGTTCCACGAGTTCATACTGAAGAACCAGATGGTGAAGTCGACGGCGGTTTCGGATGCCGGGATTACCAAGCAAACTCTGTACGAAGTTGATCGCGCATCCATGAATAGAGGCACGTATGACCGTGCGATGGAATCGTTGGATGCAGTGAACGCTGAAATTGCCGGCCTCGTTCACGAATCGTGGGGGCGCCGATTTGTCGGCTGA
- the repB gene encoding plasmid partitioning protein RepB, which produces MARKNLLEGLADLHDDSGAAPAYPMRGAGKSLVRSLDELAKQADKFLEGEAIIELDPAQIEGSFVKDRLSDDDGEYQDLLEAIRVRGQDTPILVRPHTKVDGLYQVVFGHRRVRVARDLGRKVRAVVKAIDDRAHVIAQGQENSARANLSFIERALFAKRLDDLGYGREVISLALSANAASISKMMTVAERISADVIEKIGPAPGVGRERWVELSLLVGKFANGGKVSEVLSTDGFDALPSDERFSSLYKALNTTARPVKKAEVSTQKAKWQPRDKAVQAEIKNTGKAFSLSMKAKNAGRFGEYLSRNLDALYEQFLKEGSKGD; this is translated from the coding sequence ATGGCACGAAAAAATCTGCTCGAGGGACTCGCTGACCTGCATGATGATAGCGGCGCGGCACCCGCATACCCCATGCGGGGCGCAGGAAAATCTCTCGTGCGTTCGCTGGACGAGTTGGCGAAGCAGGCTGATAAATTTCTCGAAGGCGAGGCAATTATCGAACTCGATCCGGCACAAATTGAAGGCTCTTTCGTGAAGGATCGGCTTTCAGACGACGACGGCGAGTATCAAGATCTGCTAGAGGCGATCCGGGTGCGTGGGCAGGATACGCCTATTCTCGTGCGGCCCCATACGAAGGTCGATGGTCTTTATCAGGTCGTGTTCGGCCATAGACGAGTAAGAGTAGCAAGAGACCTCGGCAGAAAAGTTCGGGCTGTTGTCAAGGCAATTGACGACCGTGCCCATGTCATTGCTCAAGGGCAAGAAAATTCCGCGCGTGCAAACCTCTCTTTTATCGAAAGGGCATTATTCGCCAAGCGCCTGGATGATCTTGGTTATGGCCGAGAGGTGATTTCCTTGGCATTGTCGGCGAATGCGGCTTCGATCTCGAAGATGATGACTGTTGCAGAGCGCATCTCGGCTGACGTGATAGAAAAAATCGGACCAGCTCCCGGTGTGGGCCGAGAGCGTTGGGTTGAGCTTTCACTTTTAGTCGGAAAATTCGCCAATGGTGGCAAAGTATCAGAAGTTTTGAGCACAGACGGTTTCGACGCATTGCCGTCTGATGAGCGCTTTTCATCTCTGTACAAGGCGCTCAACACAACAGCGCGGCCTGTGAAGAAGGCGGAGGTTTCGACTCAAAAGGCGAAATGGCAGCCCCGTGACAAGGCGGTGCAGGCTGAAATCAAGAATACGGGCAAAGCTTTCTCGCTCTCGATGAAGGCGAAGAATGCTGGCCGTTTCGGAGAATATCTTTCCCGCAATTTGGATGCGCTCTATGAGCAATTCCTGAAGGAGGGAAGCAAAGGAGACTGA
- the repC gene encoding plasmid replication protein RepC: protein MQTGNVTTPFGRRSMSLAQVKGQMKTAEMRPGKTADKWKIFRDASEARTVLGVQDRALAILDALLTFYPDNELSEERGLVVFPSNQQLSVRAHGIAGTTLRRHLAALVDAGLIQRKDSANGKRYARKDNGGQIEDAFGFSLAPLLARAEELAQLAQQVAAERRHFRRTKEALTICRRDVRKLLTAAIEEGASGDWEKLEGYYVQLLARVPRSPTLKDIESVLDEMRMLREEIINHLEFQKDSQKTDSNDVQNGRHIQNSKSESSNELEPRSEKEPGAKSSPDIGRMREPIKAFSLGMVMQACPEISNYGPGGAIGSWRDLMSAAVVVRSMLAVSPSAYQNACEALGAENAAAVMACILERAGHINNAGGYLRDLTRKAERGEFSLGPMLMALMRTNGSPGRRAS, encoded by the coding sequence ATGCAGACTGGAAATGTGACGACGCCCTTCGGGCGGCGGTCGATGTCGCTTGCCCAGGTAAAAGGGCAAATGAAGACGGCTGAGATGCGGCCGGGTAAGACGGCCGACAAATGGAAGATTTTTCGCGATGCCTCGGAGGCGAGAACAGTGCTCGGCGTTCAGGACCGCGCCCTTGCCATTCTTGATGCGCTCTTGACCTTCTATCCGGACAACGAGCTTTCGGAAGAGCGCGGCCTGGTGGTGTTCCCGTCAAATCAGCAGCTTTCGGTTCGAGCGCATGGTATTGCTGGCACGACATTGCGCCGGCACCTTGCCGCACTCGTCGATGCTGGACTGATCCAGCGCAAAGACAGTGCTAATGGCAAACGATACGCCCGAAAGGACAATGGCGGCCAGATCGAGGATGCGTTCGGCTTCAGCCTCGCGCCGCTGCTTGCTCGCGCCGAAGAGCTTGCGCAGCTCGCCCAGCAGGTAGCGGCCGAGCGCCGGCACTTCCGTCGCACCAAGGAAGCCCTGACGATCTGCCGGCGAGACGTACGCAAGCTGCTGACGGCTGCGATAGAAGAGGGCGCTTCCGGCGATTGGGAAAAGCTGGAGGGCTACTACGTGCAGCTGCTAGCCCGTGTCCCCCGCTCCCCAACCCTCAAAGATATTGAATCCGTCCTCGACGAAATGCGAATGTTGCGTGAAGAGATCATCAATCACCTGGAATTTCAGAAAGATTCCCAAAAAACAGATAGCAATGATGTCCAAAATGGACGTCACATACAGAATTCAAAATCCGAATCCAGCAATGAACTTGAACCACGCTCTGAAAAAGAGCCGGGGGCGAAATCGAGCCCAGATATCGGGCGGATGCGAGAGCCGATAAAGGCTTTTTCGCTTGGAATGGTGATGCAGGCCTGCCCTGAGATTTCGAACTACGGGCCGGGCGGTGCGATCGGTAGTTGGCGCGATCTGATGTCGGCTGCGGTGGTCGTGCGATCGATGCTGGCCGTCAGTCCAAGTGCCTACCAGAATGCCTGCGAGGCATTGGGCGCCGAAAACGCCGCGGCAGTGATGGCCTGCATCCTCGAAAGGGCGGGGCACATCAACAACGCGGGCGGTTATTTGCGTGACCTCACCCGCAAAGCGGAACGCGGCGAGTTTTCGCTTGGACCGATGTTGATGGCGTTGATGCGAACGAATGGTTCTCCAGGCCGGAGGGCATCGTGA
- a CDS encoding GNAT family N-acetyltransferase, with amino-acid sequence MHIRRAVITDAEELCSLLNEIIRAGGTTALETPLSATEFAEWFIDGEFALACHVAEHDRLLVGFQSLSLYGDSSKGFVDIATFARANPNISGVGSALFPATRATAEELGFEFINATIRVDNLRGLAYYTKMGFEDYCRLIKVPLLDGRPVDRVKKRFKLGAVPHMLRPT; translated from the coding sequence ATGCATATTCGAAGAGCCGTAATCACGGACGCGGAGGAGCTTTGCAGCCTTCTGAACGAAATCATCCGCGCCGGGGGGACAACCGCACTCGAGACACCGCTTTCTGCCACTGAGTTCGCCGAGTGGTTTATCGATGGCGAGTTTGCGCTTGCTTGTCATGTTGCTGAGCACGATCGGTTGCTCGTCGGCTTTCAGTCGTTGAGCCTATACGGCGATTCATCGAAGGGATTTGTCGACATTGCTACATTTGCACGCGCGAACCCAAACATATCCGGCGTCGGCAGCGCCCTATTTCCTGCAACGCGTGCAACAGCCGAAGAACTCGGGTTCGAATTCATCAATGCGACCATCCGTGTCGACAATTTAAGGGGGCTTGCCTATTACACCAAGATGGGTTTTGAGGATTATTGCAGGCTCATAAAGGTTCCGCTCCTGGATGGGAGACCCGTCGACCGGGTCAAGAAGCGCTTCAAGTTGGGGGCTGTGCCACATATGCTGAGGCCCACTTGA
- a CDS encoding cold-shock protein: MPTGKVKFFNADKGFGFITPESGGGDVFVHVTALQYGDLLREGQSVSYDLGQDRKTGKLKAENVRPL, translated from the coding sequence ATGCCAACTGGCAAGGTAAAGTTCTTCAACGCCGATAAAGGCTTTGGTTTCATCACGCCGGAAAGCGGAGGAGGCGACGTTTTCGTGCATGTCACCGCTCTGCAATATGGCGATTTGCTCAGAGAAGGACAGTCCGTTTCCTACGATCTCGGTCAAGATCGAAAGACCGGCAAGCTAAAGGCGGAAAACGTGAGACCGCTCTGA